From Polypterus senegalus isolate Bchr_013 chromosome 15, ASM1683550v1, whole genome shotgun sequence, the proteins below share one genomic window:
- the LOC120515513 gene encoding uncharacterized protein LOC120515513 — MGSASSKQAKQGSDGSTFMLEGLFSEDQQTSRKNGSPRKLIEKKTGLDFKKACKKWNKQSGGRWPVQGTGDTSEIQEIRKILCRNTQGCCKGGPYRMDMFDRWELVIKDRNLEAITRQNEVLRANEGKVKKEKDDLLLALQTAQPPDNHSKKKKKRLYPILYGSGTHVPEPPPYDFPGGSEEEEEVEEDPPEQKPRAPYRTPRRSYNTKRAQIEAPFNPLHVKSSVSVSPTAPDPDFLPSTAFPLIQIPNPRHNPNQPTGDQNPLTISISHIWDLSELKEVVNSLVDPKKEGGLKFIEQLEQLDSMYKPNAAEWTQVLRRKLGPTWASVNHGTDNNGQPWTWREILHRGDGQYGEADFQTQWSLLKANLEEKYKKGTDWALISAAKQKKDETVDEWGLRIRDLMATHSGIERAEDQRRAAVPPLSPVSVQTSNLKSVSHALAGNRLPLKRVSDMLKHAERQTLHKQEQTQAKGRHSAVHSDLVKRGAIIPITYSPVNSPILPVRKADGSWRFVQDLRQVNAAIFPRAPIVPNPSTILSAIPPSARYFSVIDLANAFFSVPVHPDSQFWFAFTFQNRRWTWTVMPQGYTESPCVYGQALAQNLEGFWPDRGSTLIQYVDDIMLCSDSQESCEKDTKKLLIFLAENGHKVSKAKLQLVQTTVKYLGHDITNGTRALSTSRITTIQNLPRPVTKQQVMSVLGILGYCRQWILNFSARAQPLQDLANTPGLPLSGHVPWTPEAETAFSDLKTALLSAPALGLPDYSRPFTLFVDEKGGYMNAVLTQKHGDKQRPVAYFSKKLDPVAAALSPCLRAVAAATEAVLASTDIVLMSPLTVKVPHAVHSILVQAKTSHLTTARAIHYQNVLCTLSNVTIERCSTLNPATLLPTNEEGEPHDCQEVIAREVKPRIDLQETPLETGESVFVDGCSLRLENGAPSTSYAVVQGDHLLEANRITSSLSAQAAELIALTRACQLSEGKEITIYTDSRYAFGVCHDHGALWKLRGFKTSTGKPIQHQKLIESLLDAITKPSKLAIVKCQAHTGKQDPISKGNELADYFAKRAARNNVPVSLFQQSSESVQDNQMISLQSSATDLEKKKWSKEGSLIEGVWTHRQTNKPFLPKLPFQEWRK, encoded by the exons atgggttcCGCTAGTAGTAAACAAGCTAAACAGGGGTCTGATGGGTCCACATTTATGCTGGAAGGACTATTTTCGGAGGATCAACAGACGTCGCGGAAAAATGGGTCACCTAGGAAACTAATTGAGAAAAAGACAggcttagattttaaaaaggcatgtaaGAAGTGGAATAAACAGAGCGGTGGGCGTTGGCCAGTACAAGGCACCGGTGATACAAGTGAGATTcaggaaataaggaaaatattgtgTAGAAATACCCAAGGTTGTTGCAAGGGAGGTCCGTATCGcatggatatgtttgatagatgggaattggttataaaAGATCGAAATTTAGAGGCGATCACTAGACAGAATGAGGTTCTGAGAGCCAATGAAGGTAAGGTcaaaaaagagaaagatgacttGCTTTTAGCTTTACAAACAGCCCAACCACCTGACAAccattctaaaaagaaaaagaaacgtcTATACCCTATATTATATGGTTCTGGGACTCATGTTCCCGAACCCCCACCCTATGACTTTCCAGGAGGGTccgaagaggaggaggaggtagaGGAGGACCCACCAGAACAAAAACCCCGAGCTCCCTATCGTACACCGAGGAGGAGTTACAACACGAAGAGGGCCCAAATAGAAGCACCTTTCAATCCCCTACACGTTAAATCCTCTGTTTCAGTTTCCCCCACTGCCCCTGACCCCGATTTCCTTCCCTCTACTGCTTTCCCATTAATACAGATTCCTAATCCCCGGCATAATCCCAATCAACCTACTGGTGACCAGAATCCCTTGACAATTTCCATTTCCCATATTTGGGACTTAagtgaattaaaagaggtggtcaACTCCTTAGTTGACCctaaaaaggaagggggactgaaatttattgaacaattagAACAGTTGGACAGCATGTATAAACCAAACGCTGCCGAATGGACACAAGTCCTTCGTCGGAAATTGGGCCCAACTTGGGCTTCTGTTAATCATGGCACTGATAATAATGGACAGCCGTGGACTTGGCGTGAGATTTTACATCGAGGAGATGGTCAGTACGGAGAGGCAGATTTTCAAACTCAGTGGAGTCTATTGAAAGCGAACTTAGAGGAAAAGTACAAAAAGGGCACTGACTGGgctttgatttctgctgcaaaacagaaaaaagatgagaCTGTGGATGAATGGGGACTTAGGATTCGAGATTTGATGGCTACCCATTCGGGCATAGAGCGGGCTGAGGACCAACGTCGTGCAGCCGTGCCTCCTTTGTCTCCGGTCTCCGTTCAGACATCCAATCTAAAGTCCGTATCTCATGCATTGGCTGGGAATCGGCTACCTTTGAAGAGGGTTAGCGACATGCTGAAACATGCTGAAAGGCAGACATTGCACAAGCAAGAACAGACCCAAGCTAA AGGCCGGCATTCTGCCGTTCATTCTGATTTAGTGAAACGAGGAGCTATAATTCCAATTACATACTCTCCGGTAAATTCTCCTATTTTGCCGGTAAGAAAAGCTGATGGTTCCTGGCGGTTTGTTCAGGACCTTCGCCAAGTCAATGCTGCTATTTTCCCAagggcccctattgttcctaaCCCTTCCACTATTCTCTCCGCGATTCCACCTTCCGCCCgatatttttctgtaattgaCTTGGCGAACGCTTTCTTCTCTGTCCCTGTTCACCCAGACTCTCagttctggtttgcttttacgtttcaaaaccgccgttggacttgGACTGTTATGCCTCAGGGCTACACTGAGtctccttgtgtgtatggacaagcgcttgctcaaaatcttGAGGGTTTCTGGCCAGACCGTGGTTCCACATTAATTCAATATGTTGATGATATCATGCTTTGCAGTGATTCGCAGGAATCATGCGAAAAGGACACAAAGAAATTACTTATTTTCTTGgctgaaaatggccataaagtgtccaaagctaaattacaattggtacaaacaactgttaaatatttaggtcatgacattaccAATGGCACAAGAGCTCTCTCCACTAGTCGCATTACAACCATTCAGAATCTTCCTAGACCGGTCactaaacaacaggttatgtctgtcctAGGCATTCTTGGATATTGTCGACAATGGATCCTTAACTTTTCGGCACGTGCTCAGCCTCTGCAAGATCTGGCCAACACTCCCGGCCTTCCCTTATCTGGCCACGTTCCCTGGACTCCTGAAGCTGAGACCGCATTTTCTGACCTAAAGACTGCCCTCCTTTCTGCCCCCGCTCTCGGTTTACCTGATTACTCTCGTCcattcactttgtttgtggacgaaaaggggggatatatgaatgccgtGTTGACTCAAAAACATGGAGACAAACAAAGGCCAGTtgcatatttttcgaaaaaattagaCCCCGTTGCAGCTGCTCTTTCTCCTTGTCTAAGAGCAGTTGCTGCTGCCACAGAAGCAGTCTTAGCTAGCACCGATATAGTACTCATGAGTCCACTGACAGTTAAAGTTCCACATGCAGTTCATTCCATTTTGGTACAAGCAAAAACTTCTCATCTAACTACAGCAAGAGCCATCCATTATCAGAACGTTCTTTGCACTCTctcaaatgtcacaattgaaaggtGTTCTACCCTCAATCCGGCTACTCTACTCCCGACAAATGAGGAGGGAGAACCGCATGATTGTCAGGAAGTGATTGCTCGAGAAGTTAAGCCGAGAATTGATTTGCAGGAAACTCCATTAGAAACAGGTGAAAGCGTATTTGTAGATGGCTGTTCgttaagattagaaaatggagctCCGTCGACCAGTTATgctgtggtccaaggggaccacctACTGGAAGCTAACCGAATTACCTCTAGCctcagtgcacaagcagctgaactaaTAGCGCTAActcgagcatgtcagctgtcagaAGGAAAAGAAATTACTATATATACAGATTCTcgctatgcttttggagtctgtcaTGATCacggggcattatggaaattaaggggttttaagaccagtactggcaagcccattcaacatcagAAGTTAATTGAATCTTTGTTGgatgccataactaaaccatctaaATTGGCTATTGTGAAGTGCCAGGCACACACTGGCAAACAGGATCCTATtagtaaaggaaatgaattggctgattactttgctaaacgAGCTGCTCGTAATAATGTTCCAGTTTCTCTTTTCCAACAGAGTTCGGAGTCGGTTCAAGATAACCAGATGATTTCTTTACAGAGCTCGGCAACGGATCTTGAGAAGAAGAAATGGTCCAAGGAAGGCTCCTTGATTGAAGGTGTTTGGACCCACCGTCAGACTAATAAGCCTTTTCTTCCAAAGCTTCCTTTCCAGGAATGGCGAAAATAG